A region of the bacterium genome:
GCATCCAGTTCGGCCGCGCCGCCGAGCTCGCCCCGACTTTCACCGAGGCCCACTTCAACTACGGCATCTGCCTGGCCCGGACCGAACGCTACCCGGAGGCCGAGAAGGCCTTCCGGCTGACCATCAGCCTCGACCCGAACTTCGCCCCGGCCTGGATCAACCTGGGGGTCATCCACCAGATAAACCATCGCTTCGATGAGGCCCGCGACGCCTTTCAACGCGCCGCCAAGCTCGACCCGTCATCCTACGAGGCGGCCTTCAATCTGGGGTGCGCCCGCGACAACATGCGCGACCTGCCGGGCGCCGTCGAGGCTTACGAGGCGGCTATAAAACTGCGTCCGGACCTGCCGCACGCATACGGCAACGTCGCCCGACTTTATTATCTGGCCGGGAGGTACTCGGACGCCGTCGCGCGGCTCGAGACCGCCCTCAAGCTCCAGCCCGACACGCCCGCAATCTACTACGATCTCTACCAGTGCCACCGGGAACTGGGCGACATCGCGAA
Encoded here:
- a CDS encoding tetratricopeptide repeat protein, which translates into the protein MKPLAPQMMGTVPQPDGVLYRRRNMSQFTALEHRRAGPLSSPVALFLCPVLWTILAGCAPESPTGRGIDELASLVRDNPDDPELRFRFGMAFLAEEPLDWEQAGIQFGRAAELAPTFTEAHFNYGICLARTERYPEAEKAFRLTISLDPNFAPAWINLGVIHQINHRFDEARDAFQRAAKLDPSSYEAAFNLGCARDNMRDLPGAVEAYEAAIKLRPDLPHAYGNVARLYYLAGRYSDAVARLETALKLQPDTPAIYYDLYQCHRELGDIAKSEEYYKTAITIDPRYAEIYGESREFVTLPQELMMTTPHPEEGKDEN